A window from Chitinophaga filiformis encodes these proteins:
- a CDS encoding class I SAM-dependent methyltransferase has protein sequence MQMEYNRIADIKRLQFIIDSLKQHLPTGSVVLDVGCGNGIIARHLGSEGFNVYGIDVSSKAIEKARALTDFPNVSFDVISAEELVADGRKYHAIICSEVLEHLNQPEKLLNVLYQSLADDGVLIVTVPNGMGPREVLITKPVIALQKKDNWVWRCILKVKSMLGYKGTTVQSDADDLTHVQFFSKHSLENLARKTRFKIISFGKTNFIDDVFPFSFFTKKIKILQKWDGAIAEVLPYQLTGSFVTVWEKNP, from the coding sequence ATGCAGATGGAATACAACAGGATCGCTGATATCAAGCGTTTACAATTTATCATCGACAGTCTGAAGCAACATCTCCCTACCGGCTCCGTTGTACTTGACGTGGGTTGTGGCAACGGTATTATTGCCCGGCATCTTGGCAGTGAAGGATTTAACGTGTATGGCATTGATGTCAGTTCGAAAGCAATTGAAAAGGCAAGGGCGCTCACTGATTTTCCTAATGTCAGCTTTGATGTGATCAGTGCAGAAGAACTGGTAGCTGATGGCAGAAAATATCATGCTATCATCTGCAGTGAGGTGCTGGAGCATCTGAATCAACCGGAAAAACTGCTGAATGTATTGTATCAGTCGCTTGCTGATGATGGTGTGTTGATCGTTACCGTACCTAATGGCATGGGCCCCAGGGAAGTACTGATCACCAAGCCTGTTATTGCCTTACAAAAGAAAGATAACTGGGTATGGCGCTGTATACTGAAAGTAAAGTCCATGCTTGGCTATAAAGGCACTACTGTTCAATCAGATGCGGATGATCTGACGCATGTACAGTTCTTCAGCAAACATTCTCTCGAGAACTTAGCCAGAAAAACACGGTTTAAGATCATCAGTTTCGGAAAAACCAACTTTATTGACGATGTTTTTCCATTTTCTTTCTTCACCAAAAAGATCAAAATTCTGCAGAAGTGGGATGGCGCAATTGCGGAAGTCCTTCCTTATCAACTGACTGGAAGTTTTGTCACAGTGTGGGAAAAGAACCCATAA